A single genomic interval of Panthera uncia isolate 11264 chromosome A1 unlocalized genomic scaffold, Puncia_PCG_1.0 HiC_scaffold_17, whole genome shotgun sequence harbors:
- the ZNF131 gene encoding zinc finger protein 131 isoform X4 — protein sequence MKSHSTESFKCEICNKRYLRESAWKQHLNCYHLEEGGVSKKQRTGKKIHICQYCEKQFDHFGHFKEHLRKHTGEKPFECPNCHERFARNSTLKCHLTACQTGVGAKKGRKKLYECQVCNSVFNSWDQFKDHLVIHTGDKPNHCTLCDLWFMQGNELRRHLSDTHNISERLVTEEVLSVETRVQTEPVTSMTIIEQVGKVHVLPLLQVQVDSAQVTVEQVHPDLLQDSQVHDSHMSELPEQVQVSYLEVGRIQTEEGTEVHVEELHVERVNQMPVEVQTELLEADLEQVTPEIMNQEESETTQADAAEAAREDHEDAEGLETKTTVDSQAERAGSENRTPMPVLE from the exons ATGAAATCACACTCCACTGAGAGTTTCAAGTGTGAAATATGCAATAAAAGGTATCTTCGGGAGAGCGCATGGAAACAGCACCTCAACTGTTACCACCTCGAAGAAGGTGGAGTCAGTAAGAAGCAAAGAACtgggaaaaaaattcacatatgtCAATACTGTGAAAAACAGTTTGACCACTTTGGACATTTTAAAGAGCATCTTCGAAAACATACAG GTGAAAAACCTTTTGAATGTCCAAATTGTCATGAAAGATTTGCTAGAAATAGCACCCTCAAATGTCACCTGACTGCGTGCCAAACTGGAGTGGGggcaaaaaagggaagaaagaagctTTATGAATGTCAG GTCTGTAACAGTGTGTTTAACAGCTGGGACCAGTTCAAAGATCATTTGGTAATACACACTGGTGATAAACCCAACCATTGTACTTTATGTGACTTGTGGTTTatgcaaggaaatgaattaaGGAGGCATCTCAGTGATACTCACAATATTTCAGAGCGTCTAGTAACTGAAGAAGTTCTTTCAGTAGAAACACGTGTGCAAACTGAACCTGTGACATCAATGACTATTATAGAACAAGTTGGGAAAGTGCATGTGTTACCATTGCTTCAGGTTCAAGTGGATTCAGCACAAGTGACTGTGGAACAGGTCCATCCAGATCTGCTCCAGGACAGCCAAGTGCATGATTCACATATGAGCGAGCTTCCAGAGCAGGTTCAGGTGAGTTATCTAGAAGTGGGTCGGATTCAGACTGAAGAAGGTACTGAAGTACATGTGGAGGAGCTGCACGTTGAACGGGTAAATCAGATGCCAGTGGAAGTACAAACTGAACTTCTAGAAGCTGACTTGGAACAAGTGACCCCTGAAATCATGAACCAGGAGGAGAGCGAGACCACCCAAGCAGATGCTGCTGAAGCTGCCAGAGAAGATCATGAAGATGCTGAGGGTTTAGAGACCAAAACAACAGTGGATTCCCAAGCTGAAAGGGCAGGGAGTGAAAACAGAACACCTATGCCTGTTTTAGAGtga